The Paenibacillus sp. FSL R7-0204 genome includes a region encoding these proteins:
- a CDS encoding glycoside hydrolase family 88/105 protein, giving the protein MSIPEAVSTGLSRRIADTFIGQCNEQGEHEYVMERWAYVPGMLLMSVARAGIQHNEPEYLSFMQRHMDSFIGEDGSIRSYSLEEYNLDQINQGKNLFWLYRQTGEQRYAEAAHLLAAQLIGQPRTSEGGFWHKKIYPFQMWLDGLYMASPFLAEYGAVFGRPELIDEAARQLLLIERRTRDPRTGLFYHGWDESGEQEWADSSTGLSAHFWSRAMGWYAMAAVDCLEHFPLTHPQRGTVMGIFQRMCGALVEVQDKESGLWYQVLDQAGRKGNYLEATGSCMFVYAMAKALRLRYLEPSFKAAMLSGYEGILKHLVTEDEQGVHLHQICHGAGLSKDRNGSYDYYISEAVVSDVPMGVAPLLLASLEVERYVAGQ; this is encoded by the coding sequence ATGTCTATACCAGAAGCAGTAAGCACAGGCTTATCCCGCAGAATTGCGGATACATTCATCGGTCAATGCAATGAACAAGGAGAGCACGAATATGTAATGGAGCGCTGGGCGTATGTCCCTGGCATGCTGCTGATGTCAGTGGCCCGGGCCGGGATACAGCATAACGAGCCTGAGTACCTCTCGTTCATGCAGCGGCATATGGACAGCTTCATCGGGGAGGACGGAAGCATCCGCTCTTATTCGCTGGAGGAATATAACCTGGATCAGATCAATCAGGGCAAGAATCTGTTCTGGCTGTACCGTCAGACGGGTGAGCAGCGCTACGCGGAAGCCGCCCATCTGCTGGCAGCGCAGCTCATCGGACAGCCCCGGACCTCTGAAGGCGGCTTCTGGCATAAGAAAATATATCCGTTCCAGATGTGGCTGGACGGATTATATATGGCTTCGCCGTTCCTGGCCGAATACGGGGCGGTCTTCGGGCGTCCGGAGCTGATCGATGAAGCCGCCCGTCAGCTGCTGCTTATTGAGCGCAGAACCCGTGATCCGCGTACCGGCCTGTTCTATCACGGCTGGGATGAATCCGGGGAGCAGGAGTGGGCGGACTCGTCCACTGGATTGTCCGCTCATTTCTGGAGCCGGGCGATGGGCTGGTACGCGATGGCCGCCGTGGACTGCCTGGAGCATTTCCCGCTGACCCATCCGCAGCGGGGAACGGTGATGGGAATTTTTCAGCGGATGTGCGGTGCGCTGGTTGAGGTGCAGGATAAGGAGAGCGGCCTCTGGTATCAGGTGCTGGATCAGGCGGGACGTAAGGGCAACTACCTTGAAGCGACAGGCTCCTGCATGTTCGTCTATGCGATGGCCAAAGCCCTGCGGCTGCGCTATCTGGAGCCTTCCTTCAAGGCAGCGATGCTAAGCGGCTACGAGGGAATCCTTAAGCATCTGGTGACCGAAGATGAACAAGGCGTTCATCTGCACCAGATCTGTCACGGAGCAGGGCTCAGCAAGGACCGCAACGGCTCCTACGATTACTACATTTCCGAAGCGGTTGTATCAGATGTACCTATGGGGGTAGCACCGCTGCTGCTGGCTTCTCTTGAAGTGGAGAGGTATGTTGCCGGGCAATAG
- a CDS encoding uridine kinase family protein, with protein sequence MDRELQRIVKWISGQTARVIIGISGHGASGKTTFAGHLISLLGQDNVNLLNTDPYIIGSSLRKYAMIDYEYNNEHHRDKMTACHPAAHHTDALERDIRMLRDGLDLYTMDTHYTKSTLLSSRNKINIVEGMSVAFTDPGLYDLKVYLHTDGETELRRRGIRDVAERGTDIGYLMKSHEQRRIQYELFMHPYHERFDIVIRNQD encoded by the coding sequence ATGGATCGGGAATTACAGAGAATCGTTAAGTGGATCAGCGGTCAGACTGCGAGGGTCATCATTGGGATTTCAGGTCACGGAGCATCGGGCAAAACCACATTTGCCGGTCATCTGATCAGCCTGCTCGGGCAGGATAATGTGAATCTATTGAATACGGACCCTTATATTATCGGTTCTAGTCTCAGGAAGTACGCGATGATTGACTATGAATATAACAATGAACATCACCGTGACAAAATGACTGCCTGTCACCCTGCCGCCCATCACACAGACGCTCTGGAGAGAGACATACGTATGCTGAGGGATGGCCTCGACTTGTATACGATGGATACTCACTACACCAAGAGTACGCTGTTATCTTCGCGCAACAAGATTAATATTGTCGAAGGCATGAGTGTTGCTTTTACCGATCCGGGGCTGTATGACCTCAAAGTATACCTGCACACGGATGGGGAGACCGAGCTGAGGCGCAGGGGAATCCGGGATGTGGCTGAGCGGGGCACGGATATCGGATACTTAATGAAGTCCCATGAACAGCGCAGAATTCAGTATGAATTATTCATGCATCCGTATCATGAGAGGTTCGATATTGTGATCAGGAATCAAGATTAA
- a CDS encoding DinB family protein, translating to MAAKTNKQLILEFESFIPYIQSLDSMEDAAWEAPLEAGKWSLQDVLCHIMLWDKYFYEEALVKIQEGLPLTAAHLDFNAFNANAVLYAKTVTRQEALRQFVQHRTQITVLAASLSDAALEQNHPDGDGKKFSIRRYLRDFISHDKHHKKQIEKYAASVAVPKS from the coding sequence ATGGCAGCCAAAACCAACAAGCAGCTCATTCTTGAATTCGAATCCTTCATCCCCTATATTCAATCGCTGGACAGCATGGAAGATGCAGCCTGGGAGGCTCCGCTGGAGGCCGGAAAATGGTCCCTGCAGGATGTCCTTTGCCACATCATGCTGTGGGACAAATACTTTTATGAGGAGGCTCTGGTCAAAATCCAAGAAGGCCTGCCGCTGACAGCCGCGCATCTGGACTTCAATGCATTCAATGCCAATGCAGTTCTATATGCCAAGACAGTGACCCGGCAGGAAGCCCTCCGGCAATTCGTCCAGCACCGGACCCAGATTACCGTGCTTGCCGCCTCATTAAGCGATGCAGCGCTTGAACAGAATCATCCCGATGGGGACGGCAAGAAATTCAGCATCCGCAGGTATCTGAGAGATTTCATTTCCCACGACAAGCATCATAAGAAGCAGATAGAGAAATATGCAGCATCAGTTGCGGTCCCTAAATCATAA
- a CDS encoding pectinesterase family protein, with protein MLIIVSKNAGEGYSSLQEALDSIPQGEMQAVTIRIKPGIYEEKVTIAREAPPILLLGEDQHSTIISWNDNAHTLGADGEPLRTFRTGTLNVFAEDFTAENLTIRNTSGPGTGQAVAAFVDAGQAVFRRVRLLGDQDTLYTGPGRQYYDDCYIEGDVDYIFGPATALFDRCHLHNKRSRGYITAASTPEGAAFGYVFLDCRITGGEGVSECYLGRPWRPYAHVAFIRTVMDGSVTGEGWHNWGQPDREQTSRYEEYGSSGPGACPEGRVAWSRQLTAEEAAQYRILSVLDGWHPEGY; from the coding sequence ATGTTAATTATAGTCTCGAAGAATGCCGGAGAAGGATACAGCAGTCTGCAGGAGGCGCTGGATTCCATTCCTCAGGGGGAAATGCAAGCAGTAACCATACGGATTAAGCCCGGGATCTATGAGGAAAAGGTTACGATTGCCCGCGAAGCCCCGCCCATCCTCCTGCTGGGAGAGGATCAGCATTCCACCATTATCTCGTGGAATGATAATGCCCATACGCTCGGCGCAGACGGTGAGCCGCTGCGCACCTTCCGCACTGGTACACTTAACGTGTTTGCAGAAGACTTCACTGCCGAGAATCTGACCATCCGCAACACTTCCGGCCCGGGAACAGGACAAGCGGTCGCGGCGTTCGTCGATGCCGGGCAGGCTGTGTTCCGGCGTGTACGTCTGTTAGGTGACCAGGATACCCTGTATACCGGGCCGGGGCGGCAATATTATGATGATTGCTACATTGAGGGGGATGTGGATTATATTTTCGGTCCGGCCACCGCGTTGTTTGACCGCTGCCATCTCCATAACAAGCGTTCCAGAGGGTATATCACAGCGGCTTCAACGCCGGAGGGAGCCGCCTTCGGTTATGTGTTCCTGGACTGCCGGATTACCGGCGGCGAAGGGGTAAGTGAGTGCTATCTCGGACGCCCTTGGCGCCCTTACGCGCATGTCGCCTTCATCCGCACGGTGATGGACGGTTCGGTGACCGGCGAAGGCTGGCATAACTGGGGGCAGCCGGACCGGGAGCAGACCAGCCGCTATGAAGAGTATGGCAGCAGCGGCCCCGGTGCTTGCCCGGAGGGCCGGGTAGCGTGGTCACGCCAGTTAACTGCGGAGGAAGCCGCACAGTACCGGATTCTGTCTGTGCTGGACGGTTGGCATCCCGAGGGTTATTAA
- a CDS encoding helix-turn-helix domain-containing protein, translating into MNSVSGPNPKYHLEDGRFSIQHMKRKGITAMPRPHSHEWTELYYLTDGERVYFVDDRVVTVHKGELILIPGRELHSTASSEKAEFERILINYDPLLLPPVLRDEQQWFQSSRYRLFRLTLREQNEAESLLNRMLEESRIRRPFYETCVTALLTELMILLQRSESTAQAGGTRHPLHHLVTDVATYIRAHYREALTLEETAKDFFISPSYLSRVFHRLTGFHFREYIVHIRVREAQRLLAGTPARIQEIAGAVGFEHLSHFNKTFKKSTGLTPLQYRKEAGAQPSPESKG; encoded by the coding sequence ATGAACAGCGTATCTGGCCCTAATCCCAAATATCATCTTGAAGACGGACGCTTCAGCATCCAGCATATGAAGCGCAAAGGCATCACTGCGATGCCGCGCCCCCACAGCCATGAATGGACTGAGCTGTATTACCTGACGGACGGGGAGCGGGTATATTTTGTGGACGACCGGGTGGTTACGGTTCACAAAGGCGAGCTGATTCTGATTCCCGGCCGCGAGCTCCATTCCACGGCAAGCTCCGAGAAAGCCGAATTCGAGCGGATTCTGATCAATTATGACCCGCTGCTGCTGCCCCCGGTGCTGAGAGACGAGCAGCAGTGGTTCCAGAGCAGCCGCTACCGCTTGTTCCGGCTGACCCTGCGCGAGCAGAATGAAGCGGAGTCCCTGCTGAACCGCATGCTGGAGGAATCCCGTATCCGGCGGCCCTTCTACGAAACCTGTGTTACTGCTCTATTGACCGAGCTGATGATCCTGCTCCAGCGTTCGGAGAGTACGGCCCAGGCTGGCGGCACCCGCCATCCGCTGCACCATCTGGTAACCGATGTCGCCACCTATATCCGCGCCCATTACCGGGAAGCGCTTACGCTGGAAGAGACCGCCAAGGACTTTTTCATCAGTCCCTCTTATTTGAGCCGGGTATTTCATCGCCTGACCGGCTTTCATTTCCGGGAATATATCGTCCATATCAGGGTCCGAGAGGCCCAGCGCCTGCTGGCCGGCACCCCCGCCAGAATTCAGGAGATTGCAGGGGCAGTCGGCTTCGAGCATCTGTCCCATTTCAATAAGACCTTCAAGAAATCAACCGGCCTGACCCCGCTCCAGTACCGCAAGGAAGCGGGGGCACAGCCTTCACCGGAGTCCAAAGGGTAA
- a CDS encoding glycoside hydrolase family 28 protein, whose translation MNNKYDSEVYPIPELPQIPQRTFRITDYGAEAEVLLCTSAIQDTLDACAAAGGGTVIIPPGIWRTGPLTLHSRINLCAERGALVCFEPDYNLYPLLFSHYEGTAGWRCQAPLDGEDLSDVAITGEGIFDGSGEAWRPVKRFKRTELEWNSLLASGGAVDEQGEIWWPCKEALAGEAYVLQLKEKGETGMEAYLPARAYLRPALLSLRNCRRVLLEGPTFQNSPAWCLHPMGCEQVTIRHIQVRNPWFSQNGDGLDLESCTHALVEHCRFDVGDDAICLKSGKDEEGRRAGRACRYITIRHCTVYHGHGGVVIGSEMSGGVHAVRVNDCVFMGTDIGLRFKSTRGRGGVVEDIRVENIQMSGIVHEAVSFHLFYAGVEGSEGYDEQEVPVTEETPQFRNITLRNMACHGAATALLVNGLPEMPLAALTVENFSAISRRGIILRHAAGLKLDRIRLQTQEEPQVQMHKCSDVELVRSGELAITEV comes from the coding sequence TATCCAATCCCGGAGCTGCCGCAGATTCCGCAGCGGACCTTCCGTATTACGGACTATGGGGCAGAAGCTGAAGTGCTGTTATGTACGTCTGCTATACAGGATACCCTGGATGCCTGCGCTGCTGCAGGAGGAGGAACGGTGATTATCCCGCCGGGAATCTGGCGCACCGGGCCGCTGACGCTGCATAGCCGGATCAATCTGTGTGCCGAGCGGGGGGCGCTGGTATGCTTTGAACCCGACTACAATCTGTACCCGCTGCTGTTCTCCCATTACGAAGGGACAGCCGGCTGGCGTTGCCAGGCTCCGCTGGACGGGGAGGATTTGAGCGATGTAGCCATAACCGGTGAAGGCATCTTCGATGGCAGCGGTGAGGCCTGGCGTCCAGTGAAGCGCTTCAAGCGGACGGAACTGGAGTGGAATAGCCTGCTTGCCTCCGGGGGGGCCGTGGATGAACAGGGCGAGATATGGTGGCCTTGCAAGGAAGCGCTTGCGGGAGAAGCTTATGTTCTGCAGCTGAAGGAGAAGGGCGAGACAGGAATGGAGGCCTATCTCCCTGCCCGTGCGTATCTGCGTCCTGCGCTGCTGAGCCTGCGGAATTGCCGGAGAGTGCTGCTGGAGGGGCCGACCTTTCAGAATTCTCCTGCCTGGTGTCTGCACCCCATGGGCTGTGAGCAGGTTACGATTAGACATATTCAGGTCCGTAATCCGTGGTTCTCCCAGAACGGGGACGGCCTGGATCTGGAGTCTTGTACACATGCGCTGGTGGAGCATTGCAGGTTCGATGTAGGCGACGATGCCATTTGTCTGAAATCGGGCAAGGATGAGGAAGGCCGCCGGGCAGGTAGAGCCTGCCGGTACATTACGATACGCCATTGTACGGTCTATCACGGTCATGGCGGGGTAGTCATCGGCAGTGAAATGTCGGGCGGTGTGCATGCAGTCCGGGTGAACGATTGCGTGTTCATGGGTACGGACATCGGGCTGCGCTTTAAGAGTACCCGGGGAAGAGGCGGCGTCGTGGAGGATATCCGGGTAGAAAATATACAGATGTCAGGCATCGTCCATGAAGCGGTATCCTTCCATCTGTTCTATGCCGGGGTGGAGGGGTCTGAGGGCTATGACGAGCAGGAGGTTCCGGTCACGGAGGAGACTCCGCAGTTCCGTAACATCACGCTGCGGAATATGGCCTGCCACGGGGCGGCAACTGCGCTGCTCGTGAACGGGTTGCCGGAAATGCCGCTTGCTGCGCTTACGGTGGAGAACTTCAGCGCCATAAGCAGGCGGGGCATCATCCTGCGCCATGCAGCAGGGCTGAAGCTGGACCGGATCAGGCTGCAGACGCAGGAGGAGCCGCAGGTACAGATGCATAAGTGCAGTGATGTTGAGCTTGTTCGTTCAGGGGAGCTGGCCATCACAGAGGTTTAA
- a CDS encoding dienelactone hydrolase family protein: MESLEQYINQLTASAPRSSAFRADLSFEQWRASLSARFIERLGGFPARRAALEPVQLERTVCSGYIRERIEITTYEGLRMALYLLIPEEPAGSPCPAVLAIHGHGYGSREITGLNPDGSERTGDPGLHKDFAVSLVKQGFVVAAPEVLGFGDRRLAEDLASGEPGRNSCFRLSSALLMAGQTMAGCRIYETMRALDYLQEREEVDGERIGIMGISGGGLVAGFTAALDERISSAVVSGYANTFQDSILTRNHCLDNYIPGILLEAEMPDLLGLMAPRGLFLEAGDEDHLFGPAAARQALDRLEQIYAAEGHGGQLAADFFTGGHEIHGEPAYAWLLKQLAGPQN, translated from the coding sequence ATGGAATCACTTGAACAATATATCAATCAACTGACGGCTTCTGCACCGCGCAGCTCTGCCTTCAGAGCAGACCTTTCATTTGAACAATGGCGGGCATCCCTTAGCGCCAGGTTTATAGAGCGGCTGGGCGGATTTCCCGCTAGGAGGGCGGCGCTTGAACCGGTACAGCTGGAGCGGACGGTCTGCAGCGGATATATTCGCGAACGTATCGAGATTACCACCTATGAAGGACTTAGAATGGCCCTGTATCTCCTGATCCCGGAGGAGCCGGCAGGCTCTCCCTGTCCGGCTGTGCTGGCTATTCACGGGCATGGCTACGGCAGCCGCGAGATTACCGGCTTGAATCCGGACGGGTCGGAGCGGACGGGGGACCCGGGACTGCATAAGGATTTTGCCGTCTCTCTGGTGAAGCAGGGCTTCGTCGTTGCGGCTCCCGAGGTACTCGGATTCGGAGACAGGCGTCTGGCTGAGGACCTCGCCAGCGGCGAGCCTGGACGTAATTCCTGCTTCCGCCTGTCCTCGGCACTGCTGATGGCAGGGCAGACGATGGCAGGCTGCCGTATTTATGAGACGATGCGGGCGCTGGATTATCTGCAGGAGCGGGAAGAGGTTGACGGGGAACGGATCGGCATTATGGGCATCTCCGGCGGCGGGCTGGTGGCGGGCTTCACGGCTGCACTGGATGAACGGATCAGCAGTGCGGTGGTCAGCGGCTACGCCAATACGTTCCAAGACAGCATTCTCACGCGGAATCATTGTCTGGACAATTACATTCCGGGCATTCTGCTGGAAGCGGAGATGCCGGATCTGCTGGGCCTGATGGCTCCGCGGGGGCTATTCCTGGAGGCGGGGGATGAGGACCATTTGTTTGGTCCCGCCGCCGCGAGGCAGGCTCTGGACCGGCTGGAGCAAATCTATGCCGCAGAGGGCCATGGCGGGCAGCTTGCGGCGGATTTTTTCACTGGGGGCCATGAGATTCATGGGGAACCGGCGTATGCCTGGCTGCTTAAGCAGCTTGCCGGTCCGCAGAATTAG